In Odontesthes bonariensis isolate fOdoBon6 chromosome 9, fOdoBon6.hap1, whole genome shotgun sequence, the following proteins share a genomic window:
- the LOC142388991 gene encoding olfactory receptor 10A6-like, translated as MMNFSQVSYFTLAAYSDVGPYKYLVFLFIMCLYALIIGSNVLLIVVIGVNRSLHEPMYMFLCSLFVNELYGSSGMFPSLLIQILSDVHTVSAPLCFLQVFCLYTYVNVEFYSLAVMSYDRYVAICHPLLYSSRMTLHRVVRLIVFSWLLPVVVVTVMISLNASLQLCGNAIDRLFCNNYYMVRLACGDTSVNNVYGLVYTFTVLIGLSLLILYTYLRILRVCFSGSRQTRQKAVSTCTPHLASLLNFSFACFFEILQSRFDLSHFPSILRILLSTYFIICQPLFNPVMYGLSLSKVRLMCRNLFSGGAKLLDLNTSG; from the coding sequence ATGATGAACTTTTCTCAGGTTTCATATTTCACCCTCGCTGCTTACTCTGATGTCGGCCCTTACAAATATCTGGTTTTCCTGTTTATCATGTGTTTGTACGCCCTGATCATCGGTTCTAATGTTCTGCTCATCGTGGTTATCGGTGTGAACAGGAGCTTACATGAACCCATGTACATGTTTCTGTGCAGCCTGTTTGTGAATGAGCTGTATGGTAGTTCAGGGATGTTTCCATCCCTGCTGATTCAGATCCTTTCTGACGTTCAcactgtttctgctcctctctgcttcCTGCAGGTTTTCTGCTTGTACACGTATGTGAACGTAGAGTTTTACAGTTTGGCCGTGATGTCCTATGACAGATACGTGGCCATCTGCCACCCGCTGCTGTACAGCTCACGGATGACCCTGCACAGGGTGGTCCGGCTGATCGTGTTCAGCTGGCTGCTGCCCGTTGTCGTGGTGACCGTCATGATTTCGCTGAACGCCTCCTTGCAGCTGTGCGGGAACGCGATCGACAGGCTTTTCTGCAACAACTACTACATGGTGAGGCTGGCGTGCGGCGACACCTCGGTGAACAACGTGTACGGACTCGTCTACACTTTCACCGTGCTCATCGGCCTCTCACTTCTGATCCTTTACACGTACCTGAGGATCCTCAGAGTGTGTTTTTCAGGCTCCAGGCAGACCCGACAGAAGGCCGTCAGCACCTGCACGCCTCACCTGGCCTCCCTGCTCAACTTCTCCTTCGCCTGCTTCTTTGAGATCTTACAGAGCAGGTTCGACCTGAGCCACTTCCCCAGCATCCTGCGCATCCTCTTATCCACGTACTTCATCATCTGCCAGCCGCTCTTTAACCCCGTCATGTACGGACTCAGCCTGAGCAAAGTCCGACTCATGTGCAGGAATCTGTTCTCTGGGGGAGCTAAGCTGTTGGACCTGAACACATCTGGTTAG
- the LOC142388992 gene encoding olfactory receptor 11A1-like → MKINSTQVLNFTLSSYLNKDVFTYFFFMILTSLYLIIVGSNVLLIVVIGVNRSLHKPMYMFLCSLFVNELYGSSGLFPFLLNQILSDVHTVSAPLCFLQIFCIYSYASVEFFNLAVMSYDRYLAICYPLQYHTLMTSNKVVFLIGIIWFSSILFVCVTTSLSASLQLCGNIINKVYCGNHSIIKLACYDTTVNDIYEYVAASFTVCVPVFIILYTYVQILKVCFSGSKQTRQKAVSTCTPHLASLLNFSFGVCFEVLQSRFNMNSVPNIFRIFLSSYFLTCQPLFNPVLYGLNMSKIRQLCKSLLLSFAGKCGVQDEERQIMN, encoded by the coding sequence ATGAAAATTAATTCTACACAAGTTTTAAATTTCACATTAAGTTCTTACCTTAACAAAGATGTGTTCACATACTTTTTCTTCATGATCCTCACGTCTTTGTATCTTATAATAGTTGGTTCTAATGTTCTGCTCATCGTGGTTATCGGTGTGAACAGGAGCTTACATAAACCCATGTACATGTTCCTGTGCAGCCTGTTTGTAAATGAGCTGTATGGTAGTTCAGGGTTGtttccattcctgctgaatcaGATCCTCTCTGACGTTCAcactgtttctgctcctctttGTTTCCTGCAGATCTTCTGTATTTACAGCTATGCAAGTGTTGAATTTTTTAACTTAGCTGTCATGTCTTACGACAGATATCTTGCCATCTGTTATCCTCTGCAGTACCACACACTGATGACATCTAACAAGGTAGTTTTTCTTATCGGTATCATATGGTTTAGttctattttatttgtttgtgtcaCAACATCTTTAAGtgcttctctgcagctgtgtGGGAACATCATTAATAAAGTGTACTGTGGCAACCACTCCATCATAAAACTGGCCTGTTATGACACCACAGTCAATGATATCTATGAGTATGTTGCTGCTTCTTTCACAGTCTGTGTTCCAGTGTTTATAATTCTCTACACTTATGTTCAGATCCTTAAAGTCTGTTTTTCTGGATCCAAACAGACGAGACAGAAAGCTGTCAGTACCTGCACACCTCACCTGGCTTCTCTGCTCAACTTCTCTTTTGGAGTTTGCTTTGAAGTATTACAGAGCAGATTCAACATGAACAGTGTTCCAAACATATTCAGAATATTTTTATCATCTTACTTCCTTACTTGTCAGCCACTGTTTAACCCTGTTCTGTATGGACTGAACATGTCCAAAATACGTCAGTTATGTAAAAGTCTACTTCTGAGCTTTGCTGGCAAATGTGGAGTTCAGGATGAGGAAAGACAGATAATGAATTAA